A genomic stretch from Oleomonas cavernae includes:
- a CDS encoding VWA domain-containing protein, with protein sequence MNESDERGRRWTLALGVEPEDAQGGGLSDSDRRMSAALTALYGDGEDVPKKGRGGLGGSAPRVAKWLGDIREFFPTPVVQVIQKDAFERKGLRQMLLEPEFLATVEADVNLIADLVSLRGVMPEKTKETARIVIAKVVAALMERLERRTADAIRGALDRSRRTSRPRFADIDWPRTIRANLRHYQAEHRTVVPERLIGFLRQQHRIVDLDEVTLCVDQSGSMASSVVYASIFAAVMASLPVVATKLVCFDTAIVDLTQELADPVEVLFGVQLGGGTDINRAVAYCEDRIERPGKAHLVLITDLYEGGDAEALVGRLARLSLIGVNVIVLLALTDTGRPAYDPALSAKVAALGIPVFACTPDQFPGLMATALRRGDIAGWAAEQDIKLIRSDN encoded by the coding sequence ATGAACGAGAGCGACGAACGCGGCCGCCGCTGGACGCTGGCACTCGGCGTCGAGCCAGAAGACGCGCAGGGCGGCGGTCTCTCTGACAGTGACCGGCGCATGTCCGCTGCGCTGACTGCGCTCTATGGCGATGGCGAGGATGTCCCGAAGAAGGGCCGCGGCGGGCTTGGCGGATCGGCGCCGCGTGTCGCGAAATGGCTGGGCGATATCCGCGAATTCTTCCCCACCCCCGTGGTGCAGGTGATCCAGAAGGACGCCTTCGAGCGCAAGGGCCTGCGCCAGATGCTGCTGGAGCCCGAATTCCTGGCGACGGTCGAGGCCGACGTCAATCTGATCGCCGACCTTGTTTCGCTGCGCGGCGTGATGCCCGAGAAGACGAAGGAAACCGCGCGGATCGTGATCGCCAAGGTGGTCGCGGCGCTGATGGAACGGCTTGAACGGCGTACCGCCGACGCGATCCGCGGCGCGCTCGACCGATCGCGCCGCACCAGCCGTCCGCGCTTCGCCGATATCGACTGGCCACGCACCATCCGGGCCAATCTCCGGCACTATCAGGCCGAGCATCGCACCGTGGTGCCCGAGCGGCTGATCGGCTTCCTGCGCCAGCAGCACCGCATCGTCGATCTCGACGAAGTAACCTTGTGCGTCGACCAGTCGGGATCGATGGCGAGCTCGGTCGTCTATGCCTCGATCTTCGCGGCGGTGATGGCGTCCCTGCCGGTCGTCGCGACCAAGCTGGTATGCTTCGACACCGCGATCGTCGACCTGACCCAGGAACTGGCCGATCCGGTCGAGGTCCTGTTCGGCGTCCAGCTTGGCGGCGGCACCGACATCAATCGCGCTGTCGCCTATTGCGAAGATCGGATCGAACGGCCGGGCAAGGCCCACCTGGTGCTGATCACCGACCTCTACGAAGGTGGCGATGCCGAGGCACTGGTCGGCCGGTTGGCACGGCTGTCGCTGATCGGCGTCAACGTGATCGTGCTGCTGGCGCTGACCGACACCGGTCGCCCTGCCTATGATCCCGCCCTGTCGGCGAAGGTGGCAGCGCTGGGCATTCCCGTGTTTGCCTGCACGCCCGATCAGTTCCCGGGCCTGATGGCGACGGCGCTGCGCCGGGGAGACATCGCCGGCTGGGCCGCGGAACAGGACATCAAGCTCATCCGATCCGATAACTAG
- a CDS encoding DUF5682 family protein: MAGLVSLFGIRHHGPGSARRLVEALDQLRPQAVLIEGPADASDLLPMLADPDMATPVALLTYAEEDPARASFYPFADYSPEYQAARWAVRQGAVLRFIDLPASDRLGMAGGGIEDDAASHADENPISRDPIGALATAAGYDDGESWWSDVIEENPASGPVFAAVADAMTALRAEVGEPSAREAAREAHMRIEIAKAARECEGAVAVVCGAWHVPALAERRSLSADRELLKGRPKAKIKATWAPWTAPRLARASGYGAGVVAPGWCTHLWETRNHTDRVAVWLTKVSRALRDRGHFVSTASTIEAQRLGSALAALRNRPAPGFEELREAVIACLCHGERAVWNDVAADLLIGAGVGSIPAATPLAPLLEDLQRQQKATRLKPEALERSLTLDLRSESGLARSTLLHRLNALDVPWGQLADAGGSRGTFRENWQLCWQPEFAVRLIENLVYGSTIAEAAAGRVMEAMRGEPELGALAALVRNAMIAGLPRATAYGIAALEEKAALTSDCQALLSALPPMADILRYGEARAGTVEHLGTLMPRIVVQAALALSYAARNLDTEAAGKLRAAILAADAAIQLAQLDAEVTANWHHALQSLLRDDQATRLIAGTAARLLYEVELLAAGEAADLLTRMLSPGTPVAEAAGFFEGFFEGSGERLIHDMPLRGAVDAWLMALEGDAFTSSLPLFRRVFSGLDRSERRRLMDALFERGGGGAKGYRLIAGAAEIWPRHQARVIELLNAGAPR; encoded by the coding sequence ATGGCAGGCCTGGTCTCCCTGTTCGGCATCCGCCATCACGGGCCGGGATCGGCCCGGCGGCTGGTGGAGGCGCTTGACCAACTCCGCCCGCAGGCGGTGCTGATCGAGGGGCCGGCGGATGCGTCGGACCTGTTGCCGATGCTCGCCGATCCGGACATGGCGACGCCGGTGGCATTGCTCACCTATGCCGAGGAGGACCCGGCCAGGGCCAGCTTCTATCCCTTTGCCGACTACTCGCCCGAATATCAAGCCGCCCGCTGGGCGGTGCGGCAGGGTGCCGTGTTGCGTTTCATCGACCTGCCGGCGTCCGACCGGCTGGGCATGGCCGGCGGCGGGATCGAGGACGACGCGGCGAGCCACGCCGACGAGAATCCGATCAGCCGCGATCCGATCGGCGCGCTGGCGACGGCGGCCGGCTATGACGACGGCGAATCCTGGTGGTCCGACGTGATCGAGGAAAACCCCGCGTCCGGGCCGGTGTTCGCGGCGGTCGCCGATGCGATGACGGCGCTTCGGGCAGAGGTGGGAGAACCTTCGGCCCGCGAGGCGGCGCGCGAGGCACATATGCGGATCGAGATCGCCAAGGCCGCCAGGGAATGCGAAGGGGCGGTCGCCGTGGTATGCGGCGCGTGGCATGTGCCGGCCCTGGCCGAGCGGCGCAGCCTCAGTGCCGACCGCGAACTGCTGAAAGGCCGCCCGAAAGCGAAGATCAAGGCCACCTGGGCGCCCTGGACCGCACCCCGCCTGGCGCGGGCGAGCGGCTATGGCGCCGGCGTGGTGGCGCCCGGCTGGTGCACCCATCTGTGGGAAACACGCAACCATACCGATCGCGTCGCCGTCTGGCTGACCAAGGTGTCGCGCGCGCTGCGCGACCGGGGGCATTTCGTGTCGACGGCCTCGACGATCGAGGCGCAGCGGCTGGGCTCCGCCTTGGCCGCGCTGCGCAATCGTCCCGCACCGGGCTTCGAGGAATTGCGCGAGGCGGTGATCGCCTGCCTGTGCCATGGCGAGCGGGCGGTTTGGAATGACGTCGCGGCCGACCTGCTGATCGGCGCGGGCGTCGGGTCGATCCCGGCGGCCACGCCGCTCGCCCCGCTGCTCGAAGATCTTCAGCGCCAGCAGAAGGCGACACGGCTGAAGCCCGAGGCGCTGGAGCGATCCTTGACGCTCGACCTGCGCAGCGAAAGCGGTCTTGCCCGCTCCACCCTGCTGCACCGCTTGAATGCGCTCGATGTCCCCTGGGGCCAGCTGGCGGATGCCGGCGGCAGCCGTGGTACCTTCCGGGAGAATTGGCAACTCTGCTGGCAGCCCGAATTCGCGGTGCGGCTGATCGAGAACCTGGTGTATGGCTCGACCATCGCCGAGGCGGCGGCCGGCCGGGTGATGGAGGCGATGCGCGGCGAGCCCGAATTGGGCGCCTTGGCGGCGCTGGTGCGCAACGCGATGATCGCCGGCCTGCCGCGCGCCACGGCATACGGTATCGCCGCGCTGGAAGAAAAGGCCGCCCTCACCAGCGATTGTCAGGCCCTGCTTTCTGCCCTCCCGCCCATGGCCGACATCCTGCGCTATGGCGAGGCGCGTGCCGGGACCGTCGAACATCTGGGCACGCTGATGCCACGCATCGTGGTACAGGCCGCGCTCGCACTGTCCTATGCCGCGCGCAATCTCGATACCGAAGCGGCGGGCAAGCTGCGCGCCGCGATCCTTGCCGCCGATGCCGCGATCCAGCTCGCTCAGCTCGACGCGGAGGTCACAGCGAACTGGCACCACGCCCTGCAATCGCTCCTGCGGGACGACCAGGCGACCCGCCTCATTGCCGGCACGGCGGCGCGGCTGCTCTACGAGGTCGAACTGCTCGCCGCCGGGGAAGCGGCCGACCTGTTGACGCGGATGCTGTCGCCCGGCACGCCGGTCGCCGAGGCGGCGGGCTTTTTCGAAGGTTTCTTCGAGGGCTCCGGCGAGCGGCTGATCCATGACATGCCGTTGCGCGGCGCGGTCGATGCCTGGCTGATGGCGCTGGAGGGGGATGCCTTCACCAGCAGCCTGCCGCTGTTTCGCCGGGTCTTCTCAGGCCTCGACCGGTCCGAGCGGCGGCGTCTGATGGACGCGCTGTTCGAGCGCGGCGGCGGTGGCGCCAAGGGCTACCGCCTGATCGCGGGTGCGGCGGAAATCTGGCCCCGGCATCAGGCCCGGGTGATCGAGTTGCTGAATGCCGGAGCGCCGCGATGA